A single Oncorhynchus kisutch isolate 150728-3 linkage group LG19, Okis_V2, whole genome shotgun sequence DNA region contains:
- the LOC109910123 gene encoding protocadherin gamma-A11-like, with translation MEFKGLLQPKTWRLCGLGWQVLIFLLYLNHIVSGQIRYSIPEEMKTGSLIGNVAHDLGLDLKRLRAGRARIVTGESIQYTELKTDKGILVVSERIDREQLCGDVTPCSFSFEMILETPIELHRVVVEILDVNDHAPTFQNSDVKLEISESATIGARFILESAEDPDVGVNDLQKYVLTPNDNFVLKQLANPDGSKYAEMILQKPLDREEHPRLSLKLIAVDGGNPQRSGTVNIEITVLDVNDNAPVFNQSVYRATVMENAPKGTYITTVNASDADSGSNGQITYSFSKLKGSIADIFVIDKDIGIISVLGQIDFEKDKKYEIRVEAKDQGGFTDTSQIVIEVIDVNDNAPVINVMSFSSPVSEDAPPGTTVAVINVKDGDSERNGQISCTTDKDHPFKIKSSITSYYNLISDEVFDRETTPEYNITITATDSGSPPLSSARTLQLRISDVNDNAPLFHQSSYSAYVTENNSPGMSIFTVGARDSDWNQNARISYILEDTKISGTPVSTYISINSESGVLHAVRSFDYEQIKQLTLVVKAQDGGSPPLGSNVSVNILIQDQNDNSPQVLYPIQTSSSLMTEMVPRSADVGYLVTKVVAVDVDSGQNAWLSYKLQKATDRALFEVGLQNGEIRTIRQVTDKDAVKQRLTVVVEDNGQPSRSATVSVHVAVANSFPEVLSEFTDFTHDKEYNDNLTFYLVLALAVVSFLFITCLVVIISVKIYRWRQSRILFHSNLPVIPYYPPRYADTLGTGTLQHVYNYEVCRTTDSRKSDCQFARPCSQNVLIMDPSSTGTMQRIKNEQNILDEPDSPLEVS, from the coding sequence ATGGAATTTAAAGGACTTCTTCAACCTAAAACATGGCGTTTGTGTGGACTGGGGTGGCAAGTACTTATTTTTCTCCTGTATCTCAATCATATTGTCAGTGGCCAAATCCGTTATTCCATTCCGGAGGAGATGAAGACAGGCTCTCTTATCGGTAACGTAGCTCATGACCTGGGGTTAGATTTGAAACGGCTCCGAGCGGGCCGGGCCCGTATCGTGACCGGAGAAAGCATTCAGTACACAGAGCTGAAGACAGACAAAGGGATCCTAGTCGTGAGTGAGAGAATAGACCGAGAGCAGCTTTGTGGCGACGTCACACCGTGTAGCTTCAGCTTCGAAATGATTCTAGAAACCCCTATTGAACTGCATCGTGTTGTTGTGGAAATTCTTGATGTGAATGATCATGCTCCCACCTTCCAAAATAGTGACGTAAAATTGGAAATAAGTGAGTCAGCCACTATAGGTGCGCGCTTTATATTAGAGAGCGCAGAAGACCCCGACGTAGGCGTTAATGATTTACAGAAATATGTATTAACACCAAATGACAATTTTGTTTTAAAACAACTTGCCAATCCAGATGGTAGTAAGTACGCTGAGATGATTCTTCAGAAACCGTTAGACAGAGAGGAGCATCCTCGTCTCTCTCTAAAGCTAATCGCTGTAGACGGTGGAAATCCGCAGAGATCTGGCACAGTAAATATCGAGATCACTGTCCTAGATGTAAATGACAATGCGCCTGTGTTTAACCAGTCAGTGTACAGGGCTACTGTGATGGAAAATGCACCGAAAGGAACCTATATTACAACCGTTAATGCTAGTGATGCAGACAGTGGTTCCAATGGACAAATAACATACAGTTTTTCAAAATTGAAGGGTAGCATAGCGGATATATTTGTCATAGATAAGGATATAGGAATCATATCCGTTTTGGGGCAAATCGATTTTGAAAAAGATAAGAAATATGAAATTAGAGTAGAAGCTAAAGACCAGGGAGGATTCACAGACACCAGCCAAATTGTCATTGAAGTTATTGATGTTAATGACAACGCACCAGTCATAAACGTCATGTCTTTCTCCAGCCCTGTGTCTGAAGATGCTCCTCCAGGAACCACGGTAGCAGTTATAAATGTAAAAGACGGAGATTCAGAGAGGAACGGACAGATTTCGTGCACTACCGATAAAGACCACCCGTTCAAGATAAAATCGTCGATAACAAGTTATTACAATTTGATCTCTGATGAAGTTTTTGATCGAGAAACGACTCCAGAATACAACATAACCATAACAGCTACAGATTCTggttcacctcctctctctagcGCCAGGACATTACAACTTAGAATCTCTGACGTAAATGACAATGCTCCATTGTTTCATCAGAGCTCATACTCTGCTTACGTCACAGAGAATAACTCTCCTGGAATGTCCATATTTACTGTCGGCGCGCGGGACTCTGACTGGAATCAGAACGCGAGAATCTCGTACATCCTGGAGGACACGAAGATCAGTGGTACTCCAGTATCCACTTACATATCCATTAACTCTGAAAGCGGAGTTTTACATGCTGTGCGCTCTTTCGATTATGAACAAATCAAACAGCTCACACTAGTGGTTAAGGCGCAAGATGGAGGCTCTCCTCCACTCGGTAGCAATGTGAGTGTCAACATATTAATTCAAGACCAGAACGACAACTCGCCTCAGGTTCTGTACCCAATCCAGACTAGCAGCTCCCTGATGACTGAAATGGTGCCTCGTTCAGCAGATGTGGGCTATCTTGTGACTAAAGTGGTGGCTGTTGATGTGGACTCTGGACAGAATGCCTGGCTCTCGTACAAACTGCAGAAAGCGACAGACAGGGCGCTGTTTGAAGTGGGCTTACAGAATGGGGAAATAAGAACTATACGTCAAGTCACTGATAAAGATGCTGTGAAACAAAGGCTCACTGTTGTAGTGGAGGACAATGGGCAGCCCTCTCGTTCAGCTACAGTCAGTGTTCATGTTGCGGTTGCGAACAGCTTCCCTGAAGTGCTCTCGGAGTTCACTGACTTTACGCACGACAAGGAGTACAATGACAACCTTACTTTTTACTTAGTCTTGGCTTTGGCTGTAGTCTCATTTCTGTTCATCACGTGTTTAGTGGTTATTATATCAGTGAAAATATACAGATGGAGACAGTCTCGCATCCTCTTTCATTCCAACCTCCCGGTTATTCCGTATTATCCACCGCGTTACGCAGACACGTTGGGGACAGGAACTCTACAGCACGTGTACAATTACGAGGTGTGCAGGACGACTGACTCCAGAAAGAGTGACTGTCAGTTCGCCAGACCCTGTAGTCAGAACGTACTGATAATGGACCCCAGTTCTACAGGGACGATGCAGCGGATAAAGAACGAACAGAACATCCTGGATGAACCAGACTCCCCACTAGAGGTGAGTTAA